A single Pagrus major chromosome 19, Pma_NU_1.0 DNA region contains:
- the prmt6 gene encoding protein arginine N-methyltransferase 6: MSHVVKKRKLDKSRQDRLYFDSYTDVTIHEEMIADHVRTNTYRMAIMRNSESIRGKVVLDVGAGTGVLSIFCAQAGAKKVYAVEACSIAEQAVKIVQQNNMEDKIEVIRGTVETVDLPEKVEVIVSEWMGYALLHESMLNSVLYARDKWLLPGGIILPSKAELYIAPINDPVVEDRVQFWYNVKDQYGVDMSCMYDFATRCIMNSDITVNSVTVEDVLSHPARFAELDLHSVTVEELLRSVKGKFRCEAFGSAAVNAFCVYFTVTFPCPDKPLVLSTSPFKPETHWKQAVLYLDPPVDVVQDTVVTGEVSMYPSEESARHICIHVDYTIGEHKRQAKTFSIPDWSSEAQPSVTV, translated from the coding sequence ATGTCTCATGTcgtaaagaaaagaaaattggaTAAAAGCCGACAGGACAGACTGTACTTTGACAGTTATACCGATGTGACTATCCACGAGGAAATGATAGCGGACCACGTCCGGACGAACACGTACCGGATGGCGATAATGAGGAACAGTGAGTCCATACGGGGGAAAGTTGTGCTGGACGTCGGGGCAGGAACCGGCGTGTTAAGCATTTTCTGTGCACAAGCCGGTGCCAAGAAAGTCTACGCCGTTGAAGCCTGCTCCATCGCCGAGCAGGCTGTCAAAATAGTTCAACAGAACAATATGGAGGATAAGATTGAAGTCATTCGAGGCACGGTGGAGACGGTGGACCTACCGGAGAAGGTGGAGGTGATAGTGAGCGAGTGGATGGGTTATGCCCTCCTGCACGAGTCCATGCTCAACTCGGTCCTCTACGCACGTGACAAGTGGCTGCTGCCGGGCGGCATCATCCTGCCCAGCAAAGCCGAGCTATACATCGCTCCCATCAACGACCCGGTGGTGGAGGACCGCGTACAATTCTGGTACAACGTCAAAGACCAGTACGGCGTCGACATGTCCTGCATGTACGACTTCGCCACGAGATGCATCATGAACTCCGACATCACCGTGAACTCTGTGACCGTCGAAGACGTGCTCTCCCACCCGGCCCGCTTCGCCGAGCTCGACTTGCACTCGGTCACCGTGGAGGAGCTGCTGCGGTCGGTGAAGGGCAAGTTCAGGTGCGAGGCGTTCGGCTCGGCGGCAGTGAACGCATTCTGCGTTTACTTCACGGTGACTTTCCCCTGCCCGGACAAACCGCTAGTGCTCTCCACGTCCCCGTTCAAACCGGAGACGCACTGGAAGCAGGCGGTGCTGTACCTGGACCCTCCGGTGGATGTGGTGCAAGACACGGTGGTTACCGGAGAGGTCAGCATGTATCCCTCGGAGGAAAGCGCCAGACATATATGTATCCATGTGGACTACACGATAGGAGAGCACAAAAGACAGGCCAAGACCTTTTCTATCCCTGACTGGAGCAGTGAAGCTCAGCCTAGTGTTACAGTTTaa